A DNA window from Zingiber officinale cultivar Zhangliang chromosome 3A, Zo_v1.1, whole genome shotgun sequence contains the following coding sequences:
- the LOC122050358 gene encoding uncharacterized protein LOC122050358, whose translation MDDSSSDSSSENGARGTAEVANREILWILRVRLDRVGGSWADELPGVLWAIHTTHKERTGVTPFHLVYEGEAIVPVEVGVESDRVQQYDVSNTERRQLELDLIDEARAKAAVRLMVYRQRMKQNYNRRVIPRAFQVGDLVWKK comes from the exons ATGGACGACAGTTCGTCGGACAGCAGTTCcgagaatggtgcgaggggtacg GCCGAGGTCGCTAATCGGGAGATCCTTTGGattcttcgagttcggctcgaccgTGTTGGTGGCAGCTGGGCAGATGAACTCCCAGGTGTGTTATGGGCGATTCACACTACCCATAAGGAGAGAACGGgggtcacgcctttccacttggtgtacgaaGGAGAGGCTATCGTTCCCGTagaggtcggagtagaatccgatcgggtgcaacAATACGACGTGAGTAacaccgagcggaggcagctggagctggacttgatagaTGAGGCGCGAGCCAAAGCAGCCGTCCGGCTAATGGtgtaccggcagagaatgaagcaaaattacaatagGCGAGTAATTCCCAgggcattccaggtcggcgaccttgtatgGAAGAAGTAA